The following coding sequences are from one Paenibacillus sp. JDR-2 window:
- a CDS encoding ABC transporter permease codes for MKNKLKSSMYPISFALGFIILWELAVRLFDVPVYLLPAPSAVLSVIDGSLSSHMLVTLMEALVGFVLANILGMVTAVIFVHSKSIEKGVFPLAIALKTTPLVALAPLLVVWMGTGYSSKVVASMLICFFPILVNSVKGLKAIEHEAWELFSTYKGTKAEIFWKLRLPTSLPYVFSALKISSSLAIVGAIVGEFVGANKGLGYVVLVSSYHMDTPIMFSAIIASAVCGLLLFWGISLLEKKVVFWQRADDL; via the coding sequence ATGAAGAATAAATTAAAAAGCAGCATGTACCCTATCAGTTTTGCGCTTGGCTTTATTATTTTGTGGGAGCTGGCCGTTCGCTTGTTCGATGTCCCTGTTTATTTGCTGCCTGCTCCATCGGCTGTCCTTTCAGTTATTGACGGATCACTATCGTCCCATATGCTCGTCACGCTAATGGAGGCGTTGGTAGGTTTTGTACTCGCTAATATTTTGGGGATGGTAACGGCCGTTATTTTCGTTCACTCCAAGTCCATTGAAAAGGGAGTTTTCCCGCTCGCCATTGCGCTTAAGACGACTCCACTCGTTGCGTTGGCTCCGCTATTGGTCGTTTGGATGGGCACCGGCTATTCCTCGAAGGTTGTTGCATCGATGCTTATTTGCTTTTTCCCGATTCTCGTCAATAGCGTCAAAGGTCTGAAAGCGATTGAACATGAGGCTTGGGAGCTGTTTTCCACTTATAAAGGAACAAAAGCGGAAATATTCTGGAAGCTGCGTCTGCCGACGAGTTTGCCTTACGTGTTCTCGGCTTTGAAAATATCCTCGTCGCTCGCCATTGTCGGAGCTATTGTTGGGGAATTTGTTGGAGCAAACAAAGGGCTCGGTTATGTCGTACTCGTATCTTCCTATCATATGGACACACCGATTATGTTCTCAGCGATTATTGCTTCGGCAGTATGCGGGCTGCTGCTTTTCTGGGGCATTAGCTTGCTGGAGAAGAAAGTCGTATTTTGGCAAAGGGCGGATGATCTATGA
- a CDS encoding ABC transporter ATP-binding protein — protein sequence MQATVSELRNGAAKQDHTSVSSMNEIAVTLQNCSLSFGDVPVLNNVSLDIYKNEFVSILGPSGCGKSTLLRLMLNLLQPNAGGEVKLASKDLSIGMVFQKPVLMPWLTAIQNIVLPLTIGEKRFSKSEARDKAEGALRLVGLQDFKNHFPHQLSGGMQQRIAIARALAADPAVLLMDEPFGALDEFTREKLNFELLRLWESSETSLNTVVMVTHSIQESVIMSNRIVMMSPRPAGVDAIIPVPLPAHREVGMEELPEYHHTVNELRKRVKHL from the coding sequence GTGCAAGCGACGGTAAGTGAATTGAGGAATGGAGCGGCTAAGCAAGATCATACATCGGTTTCTTCGATGAACGAAATCGCGGTTACATTACAAAATTGCTCCCTTTCGTTCGGAGATGTTCCCGTACTGAACAATGTTTCCTTGGACATCTATAAGAATGAGTTTGTTTCCATCCTTGGCCCAAGCGGCTGCGGTAAGTCCACGCTGCTGCGCTTAATGCTTAATCTCCTCCAGCCGAATGCTGGAGGGGAGGTAAAGCTTGCATCAAAGGATCTGTCGATCGGGATGGTGTTTCAAAAGCCGGTTCTGATGCCTTGGCTTACGGCTATTCAGAATATCGTGCTGCCTCTGACGATCGGAGAGAAACGCTTCTCGAAGAGCGAAGCCCGGGACAAAGCGGAGGGGGCACTGCGGCTTGTTGGCTTGCAGGACTTCAAGAATCACTTCCCGCATCAATTGAGCGGGGGGATGCAGCAGCGTATCGCCATCGCACGGGCGCTTGCCGCTGACCCGGCGGTGCTCTTAATGGATGAGCCGTTTGGCGCGCTGGATGAGTTTACGAGAGAGAAATTGAATTTCGAGCTGCTGCGGCTGTGGGAAAGCTCGGAGACAAGCTTAAACACGGTCGTGATGGTCACCCATTCGATTCAAGAATCGGTTATTATGTCGAACAGAATCGTTATGATGTCGCCAAGGCCAGCCGGTGTGGATGCGATTATTCCGGTTCCGCTTCCTGCGCACCGTGAAGTGGGCATGGAGGAGCTTCCGGAGTACCATCATACCGTTAATGAATTAAGAAAGAGGGTCAAGCACTTATGA
- a CDS encoding ABC transporter substrate-binding protein, whose protein sequence is MMWNKKSLFIVLAALMLVVTACGSNVKTSTNSNTVSSDSAAGETKSLKKVVLRLKWIHQAQFAGYYAAVEKGFYKEAGLDVEIRPGGADFPSVQMVASGSEQFGVTGADQILMAREKGVPVKAVSAVYRKTPFVLFSLKDSGITKIEDLAGQKVGVKLGGNEELTFRAMVKSAGINAKSIDEMPVKYDMSPLLSGQVKAWPGYVINEVLAVQEQGHEVNIIQPGDYDINFYADTLFTTESLIKKDPEMVKSFVEASMKGWEYAIANPEEAAGFGLKYGDKLDIDHEVAMMKASISLLEPEKLPLGKMDTEAWDVLQKSLIDLKFLKKEQALDKVFTNDYIE, encoded by the coding sequence ATGATGTGGAATAAGAAATCATTGTTTATTGTTCTGGCGGCTCTGATGCTTGTTGTGACGGCTTGCGGTTCCAATGTAAAAACCAGTACCAACTCAAATACGGTCTCTTCTGACTCGGCAGCCGGAGAAACAAAGAGTTTGAAAAAAGTCGTGTTGAGGCTGAAATGGATTCATCAAGCGCAATTTGCTGGCTATTACGCAGCGGTTGAGAAAGGCTTCTATAAGGAAGCGGGATTGGATGTTGAAATCAGGCCGGGCGGAGCCGATTTCCCTTCCGTTCAGATGGTCGCTTCGGGAAGCGAGCAGTTTGGCGTAACGGGCGCGGATCAAATTCTGATGGCTCGGGAGAAAGGCGTGCCGGTTAAAGCGGTCTCCGCGGTATACCGCAAAACGCCATTCGTATTGTTTAGTTTAAAAGACTCGGGCATTACGAAGATCGAAGATCTTGCCGGCCAGAAGGTAGGCGTGAAGCTTGGCGGCAATGAAGAGCTGACCTTCCGGGCGATGGTCAAAAGCGCGGGCATAAATGCGAAATCGATTGATGAAATGCCAGTGAAATACGACATGAGCCCACTGCTCAGCGGCCAAGTCAAAGCATGGCCGGGTTACGTTATCAATGAGGTGCTGGCCGTTCAAGAGCAAGGCCATGAGGTGAACATTATTCAGCCTGGCGACTATGACATTAATTTTTATGCAGATACGTTGTTTACGACGGAATCATTGATTAAGAAGGATCCTGAAATGGTGAAAAGCTTCGTTGAAGCTTCCATGAAGGGTTGGGAATATGCGATCGCTAATCCGGAGGAAGCAGCCGGGTTTGGTCTGAAGTACGGCGATAAGCTGGATATCGATCATGAGGTAGCCATGATGAAAGCAAGCATTTCGCTGCTCGAGCCGGAAAAACTGCCGCTTGGCAAGATGGATACCGAGGCTTGGGATGTTTTGCAAAAGAGCTTGATTGATTTGAAGTTCCTGAAGAAAGAGCAAGCTCTGGATAAAGTGTTTACGAATGACTATATCGAATAG
- a CDS encoding cysteine hydrolase family protein, which yields MQVTANPYAWPYDGRIDPAKTALLIIDMQIDFCGKGGYVEQMGYDLSLTAKPIKPIKTLLNRIRQIEGMTVIHTREGHKPDLSDLPANKRWRSKQIGAEIGSLGPAGRILVRGEPGWEIIEDLTPIEGEFIIDKPGKGSFYATDLDLVLKNRGVTHLILTGITTDVCVHTTMREANDRGYECLILEDCTGATDPTNHQAALHMVTMQGGVFGSVSNSADVLMALENY from the coding sequence ATGCAGGTTACAGCTAATCCCTATGCTTGGCCGTACGATGGCAGGATCGATCCTGCGAAAACAGCGCTCCTTATTATTGATATGCAAATCGATTTTTGCGGAAAAGGTGGGTATGTGGAGCAGATGGGGTACGATTTGTCGTTGACGGCCAAGCCTATTAAACCTATCAAAACGCTGCTGAACCGGATTCGCCAGATTGAAGGTATGACGGTTATCCATACAAGAGAGGGCCACAAGCCCGACTTGTCCGACCTTCCTGCGAATAAGCGTTGGCGAAGCAAGCAAATCGGCGCTGAAATAGGCTCACTTGGTCCTGCCGGACGCATACTGGTGCGAGGTGAGCCGGGCTGGGAAATCATTGAAGACCTTACCCCGATTGAAGGGGAGTTCATTATCGACAAGCCGGGCAAGGGAAGCTTTTATGCAACAGACTTGGATCTCGTGTTAAAGAACAGAGGCGTTACTCACTTGATACTGACTGGCATCACGACTGATGTTTGCGTCCATACGACAATGCGGGAAGCAAATGATAGAGGTTACGAATGTTTAATCCTTGAGGATTGCACGGGCGCAACCGATCCAACCAATCATCAAGCGGCGCTTCATATGGTGACAATGCAAGGCGGGGTATTCGGCAGCGTCAGCAACTCAGCGGATGTACTGATGGCTCTGGAAAACTACTAA
- a CDS encoding GNAT family N-acetyltransferase: MKSIRNPWLKLREGIYQEDYGLINRLQERCIREDQTTLKLELDYKLGVYSGTDCAEIHQINEFMYFDGHELIGYMGICEFGGAGTPLEVNGMVHPEYRRQGVFGTLSRLVMAEWRRRSSKSMLFLSDRKSEAGQAFIQGTGAEYHHSEHEMYLRVHRPEIHNDLEGIIFRKATNADAWEIHRQNAIYFGDKLGDEETEETSALLEGMILPEEEEKRGMTIYLAEADHKAIGKVHIQLSPGIGGIYGLGVLPEYRGNGYGRAILLKAIDKLKESNAGDIMLQVAVENDNALRLYQSCGFVETSTMDYYELK, translated from the coding sequence ATGAAAAGTATCCGTAACCCGTGGTTGAAACTCAGAGAGGGAATCTACCAAGAAGACTATGGCTTGATTAACAGACTCCAAGAACGATGCATTCGCGAAGATCAGACGACGCTGAAGCTCGAGTTGGACTACAAGCTTGGCGTATATTCAGGGACTGACTGCGCGGAGATCCACCAAATCAATGAATTCATGTACTTCGATGGACATGAGTTAATTGGCTATATGGGGATTTGCGAATTCGGCGGAGCAGGTACACCGCTCGAAGTGAACGGCATGGTGCATCCAGAATACAGGCGCCAAGGAGTTTTTGGAACACTAAGCAGGCTGGTTATGGCTGAGTGGAGGCGCAGATCTTCCAAAAGTATGCTTTTCTTAAGCGATCGGAAGTCAGAAGCCGGACAAGCGTTCATTCAAGGAACCGGTGCAGAGTACCATCATTCTGAGCATGAGATGTATCTCCGGGTGCATCGACCGGAGATACACAATGACTTAGAGGGCATTATATTTCGGAAGGCGACAAACGCCGATGCGTGGGAGATTCACCGGCAGAATGCGATATACTTTGGGGACAAACTGGGTGATGAGGAGACTGAGGAGACAAGCGCACTTTTGGAAGGGATGATCCTGCCTGAGGAGGAAGAAAAGAGGGGCATGACCATCTATCTTGCAGAAGCTGATCATAAGGCCATCGGGAAAGTCCATATCCAGCTGTCTCCCGGCATCGGGGGCATATATGGTCTGGGCGTTCTGCCCGAGTATCGTGGCAATGGCTATGGAAGAGCGATTCTCTTGAAGGCGATAGATAAGTTGAAGGAATCGAACGCAGGGGATATAATGCTGCAAGTGGCCGTGGAGAACGACAATGCACTCCGGCTCTATCAATCGTGTGGTTTCGTGGAGACCTCGACGATGGATTATTATGAGCTAAAATAA
- a CDS encoding alpha/beta fold hydrolase, giving the protein MGYYVTVEQGVKLYVEDINPGGNKTIVFLHGWPLSHEQFEYQFDVLPSAGFRCIGIDWRGFGKSDRPYGGYTLDRLADDIRAVVDALQLKEFVLVGHSTGGAIAIKYVVRYNGGDVSKLVLIDAAAPRGFTKETAAQLLKQTLNDRANMMRGVTDIFFFQYITKPLSDWFNQLGMQAAGWSTAAIIIMLSDFDLNADLPSIQVPTLIVHGIHDKVIPFSQAEEMHRKIPHSRLVPFMYSGHGSFYEERDKLNELLREFTVMN; this is encoded by the coding sequence ATGGGATATTACGTAACGGTAGAGCAAGGTGTAAAGCTCTACGTAGAGGACATCAACCCGGGAGGAAACAAGACGATCGTGTTTCTTCATGGCTGGCCGCTCAGCCATGAGCAGTTCGAGTATCAGTTCGATGTGCTTCCGAGCGCAGGGTTTCGCTGCATCGGTATCGACTGGCGCGGCTTCGGTAAGTCAGATCGTCCCTATGGGGGTTATACCTTAGATCGGCTTGCGGACGATATCCGAGCAGTCGTTGATGCGCTACAGTTGAAAGAATTCGTGCTCGTCGGACATTCGACCGGAGGCGCAATAGCTATCAAATACGTGGTGCGTTACAATGGCGGAGACGTATCCAAGCTCGTGCTAATAGATGCGGCAGCGCCAAGGGGCTTCACCAAGGAGACTGCGGCACAGCTGCTAAAACAAACGTTGAATGACCGGGCAAATATGATGCGCGGCGTAACTGACATTTTCTTCTTCCAGTATATCACCAAGCCACTCTCGGACTGGTTCAATCAGTTAGGCATGCAAGCTGCCGGCTGGTCAACAGCCGCGATCATCATCATGCTGAGCGACTTCGATCTGAATGCCGACCTGCCAAGCATCCAAGTGCCGACATTGATCGTGCATGGCATTCACGACAAGGTTATTCCATTCAGCCAGGCAGAAGAGATGCATCGAAAAATCCCCCATTCACGGCTCGTGCCGTTCATGTACAGCGGCCACGGTTCGTTCTACGAAGAGCGCGACAAGCTCAATGAGTTACTTCGGGAGTTCACTGTAATGAACTAA
- a CDS encoding OsmC family protein, which produces MVISTSGSETYITEIFNGTSEIYSDVTEEKGGSGKYFRPHDLIESAYASCLNITTRMILDFMNVSYDGVNVTVELDRSNEVKTIFKYQIDISGSIDKETKEVVLRKVMNCPVKKTLSKQLEFINEAVLSEQRV; this is translated from the coding sequence GTGGTTATCTCAACAAGTGGAAGCGAAACTTATATTACGGAAATTTTTAATGGTACTTCCGAAATTTATTCTGATGTTACTGAAGAGAAAGGGGGGAGTGGAAAATATTTTAGACCACATGATCTGATAGAATCCGCTTATGCTTCGTGTTTAAATATTACTACGAGAATGATATTGGACTTTATGAATGTATCTTACGACGGGGTTAATGTTACAGTTGAATTGGATAGAAGCAACGAAGTAAAGACTATATTTAAGTACCAAATTGACATTTCAGGATCAATCGATAAAGAAACCAAGGAAGTAGTGTTGAGAAAGGTAATGAACTGTCCAGTTAAAAAAACATTATCTAAACAGCTAGAATTTATTAATGAAGCAGTATTATCTGAGCAAAGGGTATGA
- a CDS encoding phosphotransferase encodes MGSTNQWDAEWEVSEELAHKLISSQFPQLASQCVQKLGYGWDNTVFLVGIEYVFRFPRREVAINRLRMEGKILPKLKDYCSIAYSLPLFFGEGDYNYPAPFLGYPYLSGEFPIGLTDQQRALSATTLAQFLKSLHAFPVQIAQENGVQHDHRNLIDIVMRKEKLHKFISDLALHFSEEEYRELSNYLEQLGTEKVKPKNVFLHGDLHFKNMLVDENGIVSGIIDWGDINIGHPACDLNVAYSFLPPDARSDFFKEYGDVDEETKILARLIAIYIPILIMMQAIDYKDEKLVAEAKAIIKRALAD; translated from the coding sequence ATGGGAAGTACGAATCAATGGGATGCGGAATGGGAAGTATCAGAAGAATTGGCTCATAAATTAATAAGCAGTCAGTTTCCGCAGTTAGCTTCACAATGCGTACAAAAACTTGGATACGGCTGGGATAACACTGTTTTTCTTGTCGGGATCGAATATGTATTTCGCTTTCCAAGAAGAGAAGTTGCAATTAATCGTTTAAGGATGGAAGGAAAGATACTACCTAAGCTTAAAGATTATTGTTCCATTGCATATTCGTTACCTCTATTTTTTGGGGAAGGGGATTATAATTATCCTGCACCTTTCCTAGGCTACCCCTATTTATCAGGAGAGTTTCCAATCGGATTAACTGACCAGCAACGTGCGTTATCAGCAACAACGCTCGCGCAATTTTTAAAAAGCTTACATGCATTCCCTGTGCAAATTGCCCAAGAAAATGGAGTTCAACATGACCATAGAAATTTGATTGATATTGTAATGCGTAAAGAAAAGTTGCATAAATTCATTTCCGACCTTGCCCTTCATTTTAGTGAAGAAGAGTATCGTGAATTATCGAACTATTTGGAACAGCTTGGAACTGAAAAAGTGAAACCCAAAAACGTATTCCTCCATGGAGACCTTCATTTTAAAAATATGTTGGTAGACGAAAATGGAATAGTTTCAGGGATTATCGACTGGGGAGATATCAATATTGGACATCCTGCTTGCGACTTGAATGTCGCGTATAGCTTTTTGCCTCCGGATGCGCGTTCAGACTTTTTCAAAGAATATGGGGATGTAGATGAAGAAACGAAGATATTAGCTCGATTGATAGCCATATACATTCCCATTTTGATCATGATGCAGGCAATTGATTATAAAGATGAAAAGTTGGTTGCTGAAGCAAAAGCGATCATAAAACGTGCTCTCGCTGATTAA
- a CDS encoding stalk domain-containing protein, with protein sequence MKKTVLVCVSVMSGALMIGPMSSYAANDDYDAYGGVNGLLSEGRLYAPLRSMATNNLFRYDEQLDKYLEVKINWNQKTKTASLTKGGKTFNATVGNGVLLRNGAVYVQFKALSNFFYPNDYIRWDASTLTGKSEHITVYARPLTDNQALTLATNAMSKKKHWIQFHKKNVEIGLPESEYIQWNKSLTKFKAVFQSDGIVGDYDYSYSIEAEMTKKVNDWTITSFNYFDSTRIYYP encoded by the coding sequence ATGAAGAAAACAGTATTAGTATGTGTAAGTGTAATGAGTGGTGCTTTAATGATTGGTCCAATGAGTTCTTATGCCGCAAATGATGATTATGATGCATATGGCGGAGTAAATGGTTTGCTTTCTGAGGGTAGATTATATGCCCCTCTCCGTAGTATGGCGACGAATAATCTATTCAGATACGATGAACAACTTGATAAATATCTTGAAGTGAAAATAAATTGGAATCAGAAGACAAAAACTGCTTCACTAACTAAAGGCGGGAAGACTTTTAATGCCACTGTTGGTAATGGAGTATTGTTGAGAAATGGTGCGGTGTATGTACAATTTAAAGCTTTAAGTAACTTCTTCTATCCGAACGATTATATCAGGTGGGATGCATCTACTTTGACAGGAAAATCTGAGCACATTACGGTTTATGCTCGTCCATTGACAGATAATCAGGCATTGACTCTTGCAACAAATGCGATGTCCAAGAAGAAACACTGGATTCAATTTCATAAAAAAAACGTAGAAATAGGTCTTCCTGAGTCAGAGTATATTCAATGGAATAAAAGTCTTACTAAATTTAAAGCGGTTTTTCAATCAGATGGGATTGTTGGCGATTATGACTATAGCTACAGTATTGAAGCTGAGATGACTAAGAAGGTTAATGATTGGACTATAACTTCTTTTAATTATTTCGATAGTACAAGGATATATTATCCTTAA
- a CDS encoding GNAT family N-acetyltransferase — protein MKNHYFEKANKNLFAVYQTIYSQADIEMWYDWNARLNDTKWSEDCYFLYCDGEKVGGAIIAPNVIMFPFLIAPFCDRRLFWKLLLLQGEAISPEGEIQLKGILTENIDILMSFGAEIWRPRQIMCRPTDRLSYSLDDCYVLETPKESDIPEMARALRNSFLGGIVYEVFGEESIEEINKTISNCFEWYRATNTLNQVVVAKEKSTDRIIGGCIAGVYPEIVNNFSGINDVFVLPEYRGKGLAQAMIKYSITAAYSITPVIKLHILIGNPAEHLYQRLGFVAGPRFTDMKYKKK, from the coding sequence ATGAAAAATCATTATTTTGAAAAAGCAAACAAGAACTTGTTTGCTGTATATCAAACCATATATTCACAAGCAGATATCGAGATGTGGTACGACTGGAATGCTCGGCTAAATGATACAAAATGGTCTGAAGATTGTTATTTTTTATATTGTGATGGGGAAAAAGTGGGTGGTGCGATTATTGCTCCTAATGTAATCATGTTTCCTTTTCTAATTGCCCCTTTTTGTGACAGAAGATTATTTTGGAAGTTGTTATTGCTGCAAGGAGAAGCTATAAGCCCAGAAGGGGAAATTCAATTAAAAGGTATACTTACGGAAAATATTGATATATTAATGAGCTTCGGTGCAGAAATTTGGAGACCGAGACAAATTATGTGCCGACCGACCGACAGACTAAGCTACTCACTTGATGATTGCTATGTCCTTGAAACGCCAAAAGAAAGTGATATACCAGAAATGGCTAGAGCCCTCAGGAATTCATTTCTTGGTGGAATAGTATATGAAGTCTTTGGGGAAGAAAGTATTGAAGAAATTAATAAAACAATAAGTAATTGTTTCGAATGGTACAGAGCAACTAATACACTTAATCAAGTAGTGGTAGCAAAGGAAAAAAGCACAGACAGAATTATAGGCGGCTGCATTGCAGGTGTATATCCGGAGATAGTTAACAATTTTTCAGGTATAAATGATGTGTTTGTACTACCGGAATACCGCGGAAAAGGACTTGCGCAAGCTATGATAAAATACTCTATCACAGCGGCATATTCGATTACGCCGGTTATAAAACTACATATTCTAATTGGAAATCCAGCAGAACACTTATACCAAAGGCTAGGGTTTGTTGCAGGACCAAGATTTACAGATATGAAGTATAAGAAAAAGTGA
- a CDS encoding alpha-L-fucosidase, with the protein MKFSYISRYHTISSNAKQNEEDSFMNNQELLQKQMWFVNQRFGMFIHFNSATFQFAETEIEDWEYGHENHGEQRKFPFNPKDWNPVGLDCTQWARAAKAAGMKFAALTAKHHEGFSLWPTCYTEHSVKNATDKRDIVKEYLDAFRREGVIPGIYFSMLDLHHQIGRRKCNWEDKQFIKNQLKELLTNYGEVPFLIIDGWNAHWGGPHYDDLPFEEIDEWVKGIQPDCLLMNISCESTLDHTDIVFYENAAGQEIEDEFSGPGASCNILTKTWFWRKSDTNMELKDADWVLQKIEDANRHNVTFLLNGAPNQNGVLDANIVNQFENIGRRFRMPNKLTSIPDNWLHRMK; encoded by the coding sequence ATGAAATTCTCTTATATTAGTAGGTATCATACGATATCGAGCAATGCTAAACAAAATGAGGAGGATTCATTCATGAATAATCAAGAGTTATTACAAAAGCAAATGTGGTTTGTTAATCAACGATTTGGCATGTTTATTCATTTCAATAGCGCTACGTTTCAGTTTGCGGAAACAGAAATCGAAGATTGGGAGTACGGCCACGAAAATCACGGTGAACAGCGTAAATTTCCTTTTAATCCAAAGGATTGGAATCCGGTTGGTCTAGATTGCACACAGTGGGCTAGAGCAGCCAAAGCTGCCGGTATGAAGTTTGCTGCACTCACTGCAAAACATCATGAAGGTTTTAGCTTGTGGCCCACCTGCTATACAGAGCACTCCGTGAAAAATGCAACCGATAAGCGGGATATTGTAAAGGAATACCTGGATGCATTTCGCCGCGAAGGAGTAATACCGGGTATATATTTTTCGATGCTTGATTTACATCATCAAATCGGTAGAAGAAAATGCAATTGGGAAGATAAACAATTCATCAAAAATCAATTGAAAGAATTATTAACGAACTATGGGGAAGTTCCGTTCCTTATTATCGACGGATGGAATGCCCATTGGGGCGGACCCCATTATGATGACCTTCCGTTCGAAGAGATTGATGAGTGGGTGAAGGGAATTCAACCAGATTGTTTGCTGATGAACATCAGTTGTGAGTCCACATTGGATCACACAGACATCGTTTTTTATGAAAATGCAGCTGGGCAAGAGATTGAAGATGAATTTAGCGGACCGGGTGCAAGTTGTAATATCTTGACTAAAACATGGTTTTGGAGAAAATCGGATACGAATATGGAGTTGAAAGATGCAGATTGGGTTTTGCAAAAAATTGAAGATGCTAATCGTCATAACGTTACCTTTTTGTTAAACGGCGCACCCAATCAAAACGGCGTTTTGGATGCAAATATCGTAAATCAGTTTGAAAACATCGGCAGACGCTTTAGAATGCCAAATAAGCTTACGAGTATACCTGATAACTGGCTTCATCGTATGAAGTAA
- a CDS encoding AraC family transcriptional regulator, translating into MYSVQLPVPPFPLLATVGYTHWQSGITHARRQFDVYDLIICIKGTLYMEEDGILYDVKQGMMLLLEPEKTHSGYRPTDTETEVYWIHFQYPTSLSISLNEKNSSPQPLLQTTDQDTVSHPSTIEIPKFTTVDIRKTVPLLSEMLKLHSVLTLSRSFELQILFCQLLIQLQNGMRKSSPYARAYEIGEKAAAYLADRLEQPFDSKRMESELNYHFDYLARCLKEYSGMSPMQYRHHLQIDRAKRLLAHSTLPLSKIGEQCGFQDMTYFSRLLKRHTTFTPGEYRKKYQWLHTE; encoded by the coding sequence ATGTATAGCGTTCAACTGCCAGTTCCGCCCTTCCCCTTATTGGCCACTGTAGGCTATACACATTGGCAATCAGGAATTACACATGCACGCCGGCAATTCGATGTTTATGATTTGATTATTTGCATTAAAGGCACATTGTACATGGAAGAGGACGGAATTCTTTATGACGTCAAGCAAGGGATGATGCTTCTTCTGGAACCGGAAAAGACGCATAGCGGTTATCGCCCAACCGATACAGAAACGGAAGTATATTGGATTCACTTTCAATATCCGACTTCGCTGTCCATAAGTCTGAATGAAAAGAATAGCTCTCCACAGCCACTGCTTCAAACAACTGATCAAGATACAGTGTCTCACCCATCCACGATTGAAATACCGAAATTCACAACGGTCGATATCAGAAAAACCGTGCCCTTGTTGTCAGAAATGCTAAAATTGCATAGCGTACTTACTTTATCTCGATCTTTCGAATTACAAATTCTCTTTTGCCAACTGCTCATTCAATTGCAAAACGGGATGAGAAAGAGCAGTCCTTATGCAAGAGCATACGAGATTGGCGAAAAGGCAGCTGCCTATTTAGCTGATCGGTTGGAGCAGCCTTTTGACTCCAAACGCATGGAAAGCGAGCTGAATTATCATTTCGACTACTTGGCACGTTGCCTCAAAGAATATTCAGGCATGAGTCCCATGCAATATAGACACCATTTGCAAATTGATCGCGCGAAGCGATTGCTTGCGCATTCCACACTGCCGCTATCGAAGATTGGGGAACAATGCGGATTTCAAGATATGACCTATTTTTCACGTTTACTCAAACGGCACACAACGTTTACGCCTGGAGAATATCGCAAAAAATATCAATGGCTTCATACAGAATAG